In the Elizabethkingia bruuniana genome, ATAATATTAAAGTTAACGAATCTGAAGCCTGGAAAACAAAGCTTAGTGCTTTTATAGATGAAAGCTTCCTTATTGGCTATCTTACACCAGAAGAGTATTTTTATTTTCTGGGAGAATTGAGAGGGCAGAACAGGGCTAGCGTAGACGAATTTCTGAAGCAATTTTCGGATCTGTTTAATGGAGAAATTCTGAATGCCGGAAAATATATCCGGGATCTTTCTAAAGGGAATATGAAGAAAGTTGGTATTGTAGGTGCATTGATAGGTAATCCGGAAATTATTGTATTGGACGAGCCTTTTGCCAATCTTGATCCTTCTACACAGATTAAACTGAAAAACCTGATCAGAAACTGGTCGCAGGATGCTAATGTTACATTTCTTATTTCCAGTCACGACCTTTCCCATACAACGGAGGTTTGCAACAGGATTGTGATTCTGAATAAAGGCGAGGTAGTAAGAGATATACAAACCAATCCGGAGACACTGCAGGATCTGGAGAAATACTTTGCAGATCAGATTGTATCGTAAATGTTTAGAATATAAACAGATATAAAAGTGGCCTCAAAATTATTGAGGCCGCTTTTTATTATTCCTTAGTGTCTTTTATGGATGAACAAAAAGACAAACTAATTACAGGATTTATATACTGTTTCCAGATAGGCTCTGATATTATTCTCCATTTCTGAAGGATAGGGATAATTAAGCGATTCTGCTAGATTCCCCCCAAGTTCTCCTACTATATCAGTCATACTGAAAAGGGCTTTCCAGTTTTCTTCGATATTGCTTCCGGAAAAGGTTTGCTCAGTTTTAGGCCAGAGATCCTGCGACAGATATTTTTTGAAAAGCCTTCCATGTTTATTGGTTGTAATATCCCAATTGTGCTGATTTGCAATATGCCACTCCAACAGCGGAACCAGATATTCCGTTCTGATGATATTTTCCGACATGAATTTGGCATAGAAGATATCTCCACGCGCCAGACATTTTGCGACATAGGTACAGTCCCACCAGAAATCTGTGATCAGTTTTGTAAAATCTTTTTCATCTGGTTTTTTGATAATTGAAACCAGATGTGTCGGAGGTTTCATATTTTGGGTAATGCCATCTTTGTCCAGCAATATTTTGTATCCTATATCCCAGTCTTCGGGAAGCTCTTCATACTGTATTTCCTGTAGAAAAGAAGACTTACGATAAAGCTTGAAATCCACCTTTACAGTGTCTTCATACAAAACCATTTTCATGGCATGTATTCCATTGAAACAGCTTTCATCCTCTTCAATCATAGAAATTGGCTTGCCAAAAAGATTAAGCCATTTACGATCTGCAATATAAGCTTGGTTGTCTTCAAATATAAGCTCTACATCCAGATCACTGAAATCGTCGA is a window encoding:
- a CDS encoding ABC transporter ATP-binding protein, whose amino-acid sequence is MISIQNISKVYGANKVLNIHELSIPKGETFGLVGNNGAGKTTLFSVLLDLIAPSSGFISIDNIKVNESEAWKTKLSAFIDESFLIGYLTPEEYFYFLGELRGQNRASVDEFLKQFSDLFNGEILNAGKYIRDLSKGNMKKVGIVGALIGNPEIIVLDEPFANLDPSTQIKLKNLIRNWSQDANVTFLISSHDLSHTTEVCNRIVILNKGEVVRDIQTNPETLQDLEKYFADQIVS
- a CDS encoding AadS family aminoglycoside 6-adenylyltransferase produces the protein MKIRDEKLREIIDWANGNEDIRAVILTSSLVNPLAPVDDFSDLDVELIFEDNQAYIADRKWLNLFGKPISMIEEDESCFNGIHAMKMVLYEDTVKVDFKLYRKSSFLQEIQYEELPEDWDIGYKILLDKDGITQNMKPPTHLVSIIKKPDEKDFTKLITDFWWDCTYVAKCLARGDIFYAKFMSENIIRTEYLVPLLEWHIANQHNWDITTNKHGRLFKKYLSQDLWPKTEQTFSGSNIEENWKALFSMTDIVGELGGNLAESLNYPYPSEMENNIRAYLETVYKSCN